The segment GCTCAGATCGACATCTTTTAATCTCTTCACGTGAGTGAACTTTCTATGTACCTTCACTGACCAGGTTAGTTTATAGGTGGCCCATCGCTTTATCATAACCTCATCGGGTATCCTGTAAAAACTTGAGTTCAACTCAATTGAATTGAAAGGAGTGTTGTTAACGTACCAGCTTAAAGACCTCCCTTTATTCCAGGGGTATGCCCAACCGGACGTCCCTACAAATAGCTTCATAGTTAAAGCAAAAGGTGAAAAGAAATATCCTTTTCACATCATCCTTTTATTTTTTCAAGTGGCCGGCCGTTCGTCTTTATCCCAAGGGTGAACACAATCAAACCCGCTACCACTGATGCGCTACCAACTATTAACAGCGAAGCCAACTCGTTTTGAATAAAGGTGAGGGAGAAGACTAAAGGTCCTATTGCTCCTCCTAGATGGCCTATCCCATCCGCTATTCCGTAGCCTAGAGTTCTTACCTTAGTCCCAAAAGTTTCAGTGGTGTAGGTGTACATTACCGGAAACTTGAACCCTTGAAGGAACATCTCTAGGAATCCCAAGGCAAGGAAAGAGATGCCACCCGTAAAGAACCAAAGGCCAAGTAATAATCCCCCTAATATGTTAACTAAAGACACGCTGTACTTCCTCTCAATTTTATCGTTTAATATTGAAGCTACAACAACTCCAAGAGGATCACCATATAAGATGTAAGTGAAGTAAAGCGAGCTGTTTATGAAACCGTGGGATTCAATTATCTGAAAAGTCGGATCTGAGAACAATGCGTAGCCTGTAAAGTAACTTAGAAACCAAGTGATCATCATTATCGCTGCCCACCAATCCCATTCCAACTTACCACGTTTAGAGATCCACATAGGGGACTCAGGAAGACTTAGCCTGGTAAAGAGCGCCACTAATGAGACTAGGAGACCGGCTAGGAACAGGAAACGCCAGTTTCCGTTAAGAAGGACAGCTATAGGACCAACTATAAGAGTGGTTAAGAAACCTGATGCGGTTACTAAACCCACGGATTTACCCCTGTTGTTAGCACTTACCGTCTCTGATATATATGCTGGAACAACGCTCAGCTCTCCCTCTATCCCAAGCCCTATTATCAACTCCGCAGCTATTATCCATGAAATCGATTGAGCTATGAGTCCTATAAATGAACCTATGGAGACTAAACTCATAGAAGTGAGCAGACCTATCTTTCTCCCACCTATGGAAGAAATGAAACCATTGATCACCCCTCCTAATGCATACCCTATCATCTCTGCGGATAAAATGAGACTGGAGAGCAGGGCGGAAGTGTGAAATTGGCTGGTGACGTTATTGATAATGTAGGGAACGTTAAATATGTCCCAAAACGTTAAGGAGACTCCTAATGATAAAATAATTAATTTCCAGTTCATAAACGGAAGTTTGTTTATACAATATAAACTTTTCTATTCTTGTCTTGAAATTGAGCTACTTATTCAATCAAACCTCATAATCTAACCCCATGAAGTATCCCCTTGATATGGATTGTCCAATCGACGGTTGATCTCTCAAGAACTCCCTAAACTCTATCTTTCCCTTACCTTCCTTAACTACCTTAATGCCCTTGCTTTCGTAAACCTTCTCTAGAAGATACCTCCTTGTTCTATCCAAACCAGATAAGCTCCTTTCAGTGATCGATACTGAATTATTTTCGATCCACTTAAAGGCGTAATCTTGATAAGCGTACAAGTTCGAGTCTATCAAGATATCGCTCCCCTTTATATCCTTGAATGTTGGTTGAGTTCTCTCAGGGACCGCCCACAACCCTTCCTTTTTGTTTCCCTTAGTGTTAAGTTGAATCGTTACCTTAAGTTTGCTTAGTTCACGTTCGTAGAACTCTAACAAAGAAAGGAACTCCTTCTTCCATGGGTCAATTAACCAGTTGAGCTGTCCCCCTAACTTATCGCTCTGTTCCAGAAGAGTCACTCTAAATCCCCTCTTTGCTAAAACTCTGGAGGCTTCTAATCCCATGAGCCCTCCACCGATCACTATCACATCTCCAGATCCTGGCTTAGAGGAGAGTGTTTCCCATCCGAGCTCAGGGTTCACGTCGCATCTCACCTCCCTACTGGCGAAGCCTCTACATAGTTGATTACATCTAATGCAAAACCTGATCGGATCCCCCGATAGGCTCTTCGGCAACCACTCGGGATCGGCCAGGAGCTGCCTCCCTAGAACAACCGCGTCAGCTAGTTCCAAGACCTGTTCAGCCTCATCAAGGGTTGTAACAGAACCGGCCAACATCATTGGAACCTTAGGTCTTCGCACGTGCCTTGCGTACTCTAAAAACGCTGGTTTACTCCAATAGATAGGCATCGATGCACCTAATGGGCCGTCCCTTCCTGCTGATAAGTGAACGTAATCTAATTGACTCTCCACCCTAGAAATGATCTTAGAAACCAGCTCTGGATTCAAGCCCGTGTCATCAAACTCAGTTACACTCACCCTAAGACCTACTGGAATAGACACGCGAGATCTGATCTCTTTGAGTAGGTCCTCAAGGAAGAGGACTCCGTCTTTATACCTGTCCTCTCTTCTGTTAGTCGCTGGCGAAAGGAACTGAGCAACTAGGTAACCGTGAGCTCCATGAATTTCGATACCGTCGAATCCTGCGCGTTCAGCTCTCTCCCCAGCCTTAACGAAGTCGTTTATTACTCTCTGTATGTCATCCTCTGTCATCTCCCTAACAGGGTCCATTAGCTGGATTGGTGAAGGTGCTATCGGATCGTTTCCCCATATGACGCTTCTTCTAGTTTTCCTACCTACGTGAACTAACTGAACAAAAACCTTTGAACCCCTCCCGTGTATTGCGTCTGTTAGCCTGAAGAACTTAGGAACGAGTTCATCATCGTAGAGACCTAACTCGTTTGGAGAACCTCTCGCATCCCTTTTATTAACGTAGGTGTACTCAGTTATGATAAGACCTGCTGACCTAGTCCTCCTTGAAAGGTACGCTATGTGCTCTTCAGTGGGGTAACCTTGGGGAGTCCCGAGGTTGGATATCATAGGGGAGAGGACAACCCTGTTCCTTACCTCAACGTCTCTAATCCGGAAAGGTTCTAGGATCCTCATAGAACTACATGTCATAACATCGCCTTTAAGTTTTTCATGATTCGAAGGTGTTCTCTAAAATTGGTAGATAAGTATAAAAAAGTTTAAAATTTAAAATATTTTAAAACTATTATGAGAGTTAAATCAGTCAACGTTGAGAGGAACAAAATAGAGTTCTGTTACAATCAGGTTTCAGTGACCATTCAGCTGCTTGACAACGAATTGAGGATAGCCGAAGAGGTAACCTATGAGGTGGCTACCGGGCAAGTATTTTCTATTATGCAAATAGTGCTTAAACAGGGAAAGGTTTTCCTAATCTCGCCTTTCGGGGAAAACGTAATAAGCGATCCAGAAAACATTATTGATGGTCTGAAAGATATCGTAGAGATGATTAAGTGGAGGCATAAGTCTCTGTATCTGAAATTTGTCAACTTCTTAAGTGACTATTAGGTGATGCGCTAGAGTCCTTTAGCGATCTCCATAGTGTTTCCCTCCATATCCTCAAACACTAACGTCCCGTCCTCCTTAATTATCACATA is part of the Metallosphaera cuprina Ar-4 genome and harbors:
- a CDS encoding FAD-dependent oxidoreductase, with the protein product MRILEPFRIRDVEVRNRVVLSPMISNLGTPQGYPTEEHIAYLSRRTRSAGLIITEYTYVNKRDARGSPNELGLYDDELVPKFFRLTDAIHGRGSKVFVQLVHVGRKTRRSVIWGNDPIAPSPIQLMDPVREMTEDDIQRVINDFVKAGERAERAGFDGIEIHGAHGYLVAQFLSPATNRREDRYKDGVLFLEDLLKEIRSRVSIPVGLRVSVTEFDDTGLNPELVSKIISRVESQLDYVHLSAGRDGPLGASMPIYWSKPAFLEYARHVRRPKVPMMLAGSVTTLDEAEQVLELADAVVLGRQLLADPEWLPKSLSGDPIRFCIRCNQLCRGFASREVRCDVNPELGWETLSSKPGSGDVIVIGGGLMGLEASRVLAKRGFRVTLLEQSDKLGGQLNWLIDPWKKEFLSLLEFYERELSKLKVTIQLNTKGNKKEGLWAVPERTQPTFKDIKGSDILIDSNLYAYQDYAFKWIENNSVSITERSLSGLDRTRRYLLEKVYESKGIKVVKEGKGKIEFREFLRDQPSIGQSISRGYFMGLDYEV
- a CDS encoding MFS transporter encodes the protein MNWKLIILSLGVSLTFWDIFNVPYIINNVTSQFHTSALLSSLILSAEMIGYALGGVINGFISSIGGRKIGLLTSMSLVSIGSFIGLIAQSISWIIAAELIIGLGIEGELSVVPAYISETVSANNRGKSVGLVTASGFLTTLIVGPIAVLLNGNWRFLFLAGLLVSLVALFTRLSLPESPMWISKRGKLEWDWWAAIMMITWFLSYFTGYALFSDPTFQIIESHGFINSSLYFTYILYGDPLGVVVASILNDKIERKYSVSLVNILGGLLLGLWFFTGGISFLALGFLEMFLQGFKFPVMYTYTTETFGTKVRTLGYGIADGIGHLGGAIGPLVFSLTFIQNELASLLIVGSASVVAGLIVFTLGIKTNGRPLEKIKG